The following proteins come from a genomic window of Falco rusticolus isolate bFalRus1 chromosome 9, bFalRus1.pri, whole genome shotgun sequence:
- the AIFM2 gene encoding ferroptosis suppressor protein 1 — MGSRLSVDGSVRVVVVGGGFGGTAAASLLKAWAIPFVLVDAGDAFHHNVAALRAAVQSGFAKKTFISYSVTFGESFRQGKVVGIDPGRQQVLLSDGEELHYSHLILATGSDGPFPGKFNKDIDMESAIQTYEDMVKEIEKSERILVVGGGAAGVEMAAEIKTEYPAKEVTLIHSKIALADVELLDSVRQEVKEILLRKGVRLLLSERVSDVENLTLNQFQKDMVVRTEKGTEVVADMVVLCTGIKINSSAYAAAFGDKMASNSALKVNKHLQLEGYENIYAIGDCADLKEPKMAYHAGLHANIAVTNIINSLTHKPLKTYEPGSLTFLLSMGRNDGVGQVNGFYVGRLLVTIAKSRDLFVSKSWKTMGQTMPS, encoded by the exons ATGGGGTCCCGCCTGTCCGTGGACGGCTCCGTGCGGGTGGTGGTGGTCGGGGGCGGCTTCGGGGGCACGGCGGCCGCCAGCCTGCTCAAGGCCTGGGCCATCCCCTTCGTGCTGGTGGACGCCGGAGATGCTTTCCACCACAACGTGGCCGCGCTCCGCGCCGCCGTGCAGAGCG GATTTGCCAAGAAGACATTCATCTCCTACTCTGTCACCTTTGGGGAGAGCTTCCGCCAAGGCAAGGTTGTTGGCATAGACCCTGGAAGGCAACAAGTCTTGCTCAGTGATGGCGAG GAGCTACACTACTCCCATCTCATTCTTGCAACAGGCAGCGATGGGCCATTCCCTGGGAAGTTCAACAAAGACATTGACATGGAAAGTGCCATCCAGACCTATGAAGACATGGTTAAAGAG ATTGAGAAATCTGAGCGCATACTGGTAGTGGgaggtggtgctgctggagtCGAGATGGCTGCTGAGATCAAAACAGAGTACCCAGCCAAAGAG GTCACCCTCATTCACTCAAAAATTGCACTAGCTGATGTGGAGCTGCTAGATAGCGTCCGTCAGGAGGTGAAAGAGATTCTCCTCAGAAAAGGAGTGCGGCTCTTATTAA GTGAAAGGGTCAGTGATGTGGAAAATCTCACACTAAACCAGTTCCAGAAGGACATGGTAGtaaggacagaaaaaggcaCCGAGGTGGTTGCCGACATGGTGGTCCTATGCACAGGCATAAAGATTAACTCTTCAGCATATGCTGCTGCATTTG GGGACAAAATGGCAAGTAACAGCGCTTTGAAAGTTAACAAGCACCTCCAGCTGGAAGGTTATGAGAACATCTATGCCATTGGGGACTGTGCAGATCTGAAAGAACCAAAGATGGCCTACCACGCTGGGCTCCATGCCAACATTGCAGTGACAAATATCATCAACAGCCTGACACATAAGCCTCTTAAAACCTACGAACCAG GGTCACTAACATTCCTGCTTTCAATGGGTAGGAACGATGGTGTAGGACAGGTGAATGGTTTCTATGTGGGACGTCTCTTGGTGACCATTGCTAAGAGCCGGGACCTGTTTGTCTCCAAGAGCTGGAAGACAATGGGACAGACAATGCCCTCTTAA